From a single Paenibacillus sp. FSL W8-0426 genomic region:
- a CDS encoding VOC family protein yields the protein MRVKLEGITVLALDVPRLTRFYRDVLGFKVLVEEEHYTEFENDGVRLAIFAAPLMADNTNGHHSFVEERRGQAFELNFECDSPEDVYVMYDDFVSKGATGITAPKVTSWGHTTGFFADPEGNIHSLFAVNPVTAENA from the coding sequence ATGAGAGTAAAATTAGAAGGAATCACTGTTTTGGCGCTTGATGTCCCTAGATTGACTAGATTTTATCGTGATGTCCTGGGATTTAAGGTTCTTGTAGAAGAAGAACATTACACTGAATTTGAGAATGATGGCGTTCGTCTGGCCATTTTCGCGGCACCCTTAATGGCGGATAACACAAACGGCCACCATTCTTTTGTAGAAGAGCGTAGAGGGCAAGCTTTTGAGCTTAACTTCGAATGTGATTCTCCTGAGGATGTCTATGTGATGTATGATGATTTTGTTTCAAAAGGGGCTACAGGGATAACAGCGCCGAAGGTGACGTCCTGGGGGCACACCACGGGCTTCTTTGCAGATCCAGAAGGCAACATTCATTCCCTCTTTGCAGTTAACCCCGTTACGGCGGAGAATGCCTAA
- a CDS encoding ABC-F family ATP-binding cassette domain-containing protein, producing the protein MIKVEHLSFSFPQKELYTDISFTLEEGQHCAFIGTSGSGKSTLIEILMDPEKHLFDGKLEIDPNCRIGYVSQFSQVDPAKEMTVFEYISEEFTKIQEKLNVIYAEMATTSDMNSLMEKYQLTLDALESMGGDDFESRIHKKLNLANLAKLKDVSVTSLSGGEFKLIQVMKEMLTNPDLMIMDEPDVFLDFENLNALKKLINSHKGMLLVVTHNRYLLNHCFNKIIHLENTEIQEFDGSYVEYHFSLLQTKIELQEIAVAEAEEIERYDHIIDNLRAIATYNSEASRGRALKARVKFQERLEARRIKAPFVEIKQPDIRFGIEHEMEDAVVVKVDHYSASFDELLLENVNFEIKSTDKVAIIGPNGTGKTTLLRDIFRNHHDSIGVHADTKAAYLSQLQGETLQDSNTILHEFIDAGFKTYDEVRAYLANYGFEGEILAQKIESLSGGEKNMLQLAKVAASQANLLLLDEPTSHLDIYTQIALEKAIIDYKGAIVMVSHDFYSVVNGMDYVLIVDNKTIRKMSMRKFRQMIYASHFDKDYLETEQKKKLVEMQIELALKDTDFELAKGLVDELEGWIKQLSAL; encoded by the coding sequence ATGATCAAAGTTGAACACTTATCCTTCTCATTCCCGCAAAAAGAACTGTATACCGACATTTCGTTCACACTCGAAGAAGGGCAGCACTGCGCCTTTATCGGAACAAGCGGCAGCGGGAAAAGCACCCTGATCGAGATCCTGATGGACCCGGAAAAGCATTTGTTCGATGGCAAGCTGGAGATCGATCCGAACTGCCGAATCGGTTACGTCAGTCAGTTCTCTCAGGTGGACCCGGCGAAAGAAATGACCGTTTTTGAATATATTAGTGAAGAATTTACCAAGATTCAGGAGAAGCTCAACGTGATCTATGCCGAAATGGCGACGACATCGGATATGAATTCGCTGATGGAGAAATATCAACTCACTCTGGACGCGTTGGAATCGATGGGCGGGGACGATTTCGAGAGCCGCATTCATAAGAAGCTGAATCTGGCCAATCTCGCGAAGTTAAAAGATGTTAGCGTAACCTCCTTAAGCGGCGGGGAATTCAAACTCATTCAAGTCATGAAGGAAATGCTGACGAATCCGGACTTGATGATCATGGACGAACCCGATGTATTTTTGGACTTCGAAAATCTGAACGCGCTCAAAAAATTGATCAACTCCCACAAAGGCATGCTGCTGGTCGTTACGCACAACCGCTATCTTCTAAACCATTGCTTCAACAAAATCATTCACCTGGAAAATACGGAAATTCAAGAGTTTGACGGAAGCTATGTCGAATATCATTTCTCGCTGCTTCAGACCAAAATCGAGCTGCAGGAGATCGCTGTCGCTGAGGCAGAAGAGATCGAGCGATACGATCACATCATCGACAACCTCAGAGCGATCGCGACTTATAATTCAGAAGCATCCAGAGGCCGAGCGTTAAAAGCCAGAGTCAAGTTCCAAGAAAGACTGGAAGCGCGCAGAATCAAAGCGCCGTTCGTCGAGATCAAGCAGCCGGATATCCGCTTCGGGATCGAGCATGAAATGGAAGACGCAGTTGTCGTAAAAGTCGACCATTATAGCGCGTCCTTCGACGAGCTGCTGTTGGAAAACGTAAACTTCGAGATCAAATCCACGGATAAAGTCGCGATCATCGGTCCGAACGGCACCGGGAAAACGACTTTGCTGCGGGACATCTTCCGAAACCATCACGACTCGATCGGAGTCCATGCGGATACGAAAGCGGCGTACTTATCTCAGCTTCAAGGCGAAACGCTGCAAGATTCGAATACGATCCTGCATGAATTCATCGACGCCGGATTCAAAACTTATGACGAGGTCAGAGCGTATCTGGCGAACTACGGCTTCGAAGGAGAGATCCTTGCGCAGAAGATCGAATCGTTGTCCGGCGGAGAAAAGAACATGCTCCAATTGGCTAAAGTCGCGGCCAGTCAAGCCAACCTGCTGCTGCTTGACGAACCGACGAGCCATTTGGACATCTATACACAGATCGCGCTGGAAAAAGCCATCATCGACTACAAAGGTGCGATCGTTATGGTCTCGCACGATTTCTATTCCGTCGTAAACGGGATGGATTATGTGCTGATCGTTGACAATAAGACCATTCGAAAAATGAGTATGCGAAAATTCAGACAGATGATCTATGCCAGTCATTTCGATAAAGACTACTTGGAAACGGAGCAAAAGAAAAAGTTGGTCGAAATGCAAATCGAATTGGCCTTGAAAGATACCGATTTCGAACTTGCAAAAGGATTGGTCGACGAGCTGGAAGGATGGATCAAGCAGCTGTCTGCACTCTAG
- a CDS encoding SDR family oxidoreductase: MNKYIYRNKLAVVTGASSGIGKVYAKELAARGCHVVLAARSKDKLDAMAREINRQYGVEAYALSCDLSKANAPRQLAEQISELGLSVDILINNAGVGTYGRFEEIDPEREQEEILLNTAALVDLTHRLLPDMLERKDGVIVNVASMAAFMPCAYSAVYGGTKAFVLSFSEALWAETRGRGVRVLALCPGATETGFFDAVGSEEMGAGQKLSTPEKVVQAGFRGIDQGRSYIIDGRSNYFMALMIRLFSRRRVALIMERMSKPKRH; encoded by the coding sequence TTGAACAAATATATATATCGAAACAAGCTGGCTGTAGTCACTGGTGCTTCATCCGGAATCGGGAAAGTGTATGCCAAAGAACTGGCGGCACGAGGCTGTCATGTCGTTCTGGCAGCTCGCTCCAAGGACAAACTGGATGCAATGGCAAGGGAAATCAACCGCCAGTACGGTGTAGAGGCTTATGCACTCTCTTGCGATTTGTCCAAAGCGAATGCTCCGCGTCAACTGGCCGAACAAATATCCGAACTGGGCTTGTCTGTCGATATTCTCATTAACAACGCAGGCGTTGGCACTTATGGCCGTTTCGAGGAAATAGACCCGGAGCGCGAGCAGGAGGAGATTCTGTTGAATACGGCTGCGTTAGTTGATCTTACGCATCGGCTGCTGCCCGATATGCTGGAGAGAAAGGATGGAGTCATCGTTAACGTGGCTTCGATGGCTGCGTTCATGCCTTGTGCATATTCTGCAGTTTATGGGGGTACCAAAGCATTTGTATTGTCCTTCTCTGAGGCGCTATGGGCGGAGACGCGCGGGCGTGGTGTTCGCGTGCTCGCACTGTGCCCGGGTGCAACCGAGACGGGATTTTTCGATGCGGTCGGCAGCGAGGAGATGGGAGCAGGTCAGAAGCTCTCGACCCCGGAAAAGGTTGTACAGGCCGGATTCCGCGGAATTGATCAGGGGCGCAGCTATATCATCGATGGCCGCAGCAATTACTTTATGGCTCTAATGATCCGACTTTTCAGCAGGCGCAGGGTGGCTTTGATCATGGAACGTATGTCAAAACCCAAAAGGCACTAA
- a CDS encoding helix-turn-helix transcriptional regulator has translation MTHLKKNHSPSALGDFLKSRRERLQPSEAGIQPLPGRRRTPGLRREEVSYLANISVTYYAWLEQGKEVNPSPEVLLSISKALQLDEDEQKHLFDLANVDVASVVTVPNSEGPDTRVLQQIVDQLHYPSFITDEGTDVIVWNRAAELIVADFGSLPDNERNMMDIMFLKPDYRNRLVNWEAAARYSVAVLRAGFDLYKNNPLYMERFERLTRESAEFVHFWELYEIKQKRVATALFRVPDAQEMEFELHSAAVIDNDPGLHWCFFVPVPGSGTEERLLRLLERDRQLP, from the coding sequence GTGACCCACTTGAAAAAGAATCATTCTCCATCCGCATTGGGTGACTTCCTTAAATCGCGCAGGGAACGATTACAGCCGTCAGAGGCAGGGATCCAGCCGCTGCCCGGACGAAGACGTACTCCGGGTCTTCGAAGAGAAGAAGTCTCTTATCTTGCCAATATAAGCGTGACTTACTATGCCTGGCTGGAGCAAGGCAAGGAGGTTAATCCTTCGCCGGAAGTGCTGCTAAGTATCAGCAAAGCGCTTCAGCTTGACGAAGACGAGCAGAAGCATCTATTCGATCTGGCCAATGTAGATGTGGCGAGCGTCGTCACAGTGCCAAATAGCGAAGGGCCGGATACGAGAGTTTTGCAGCAAATCGTAGATCAGCTGCATTATCCTTCTTTTATCACGGACGAAGGTACGGACGTTATCGTCTGGAATCGAGCGGCAGAACTGATCGTAGCCGATTTCGGCAGTCTGCCGGACAACGAACGGAATATGATGGACATTATGTTTTTAAAGCCGGATTACCGCAATAGACTGGTGAACTGGGAAGCCGCTGCCCGTTACTCTGTAGCCGTTCTGCGGGCAGGCTTCGATCTTTACAAGAACAACCCGTTATATATGGAAAGGTTTGAACGCTTGACGCGGGAAAGCGCGGAGTTCGTACATTTCTGGGAGTTATATGAAATCAAACAAAAACGCGTAGCCACCGCTTTATTCCGTGTTCCTGACGCACAGGAGATGGAGTTCGAGCTCCATTCCGCGGCTGTAATCGATAATGACCCGGGACTGCACTGGTGTTTCTTTGTTCCGGTGCCCGGTTCAGGTACGGAGGAGAGATTACTGCGTTTACTTGAGCGGGACAGGCAGCTACCGTAG
- a CDS encoding RidA family protein — translation MTTIQTYNHNLWDHGISQGYLVDNTLYISGQFSHNAEGEFVGAGDIRAQMKQTLENLDAVLREFGATKHNLAYVELYLTNAQEHGETAIELFKKYVGEHRPAGSMIGVTYLAFPEQWVEVRAVAHVG, via the coding sequence ATGACGACCATTCAAACATACAACCATAATCTCTGGGATCACGGAATTTCGCAGGGGTACCTTGTCGACAACACGCTGTATATCTCGGGACAGTTCTCCCATAACGCCGAGGGCGAGTTCGTCGGAGCAGGCGATATTCGGGCACAGATGAAGCAGACGCTGGAGAATTTGGATGCCGTGTTACGAGAGTTCGGAGCGACGAAGCATAATCTGGCTTACGTGGAGCTGTATCTGACGAATGCGCAGGAGCACGGGGAAACCGCGATCGAACTGTTCAAAAAGTATGTCGGAGAGCATCGGCCGGCGGGGAGCATGATCGGGGTGACTTACCTGGCATTTCCGGAACAGTGGGTAGAGGTTCGGGCTGTGGCGCATGTAGGCTAA
- a CDS encoding sigma-70 family RNA polymerase sigma factor — MDRDYREYESNPEEIEMLVERTKLGDKEAFASIIKIFEKPMYIYCYHMLKNKEEVEDALQEIFIRVYEQIHKYRPNMTFSAWLYKIAYNYSLNQIRSRKRWFRFIDRYKYDQPETSTQQIDSQTTLKDLLNLLTTEERHILVLRAIHRYHFNEISEIMNMKPATVRKKYERLRKKLQTKEVSEGGTVNASITKSI; from the coding sequence TTGGATAGAGACTACAGAGAGTATGAATCAAACCCAGAAGAAATTGAGATGCTGGTCGAAAGGACTAAACTTGGGGATAAGGAAGCTTTCGCTTCTATTATTAAAATCTTTGAAAAACCAATGTATATCTATTGTTACCATATGCTCAAAAACAAAGAAGAAGTCGAGGATGCTCTACAAGAAATATTTATCAGAGTGTATGAACAGATACATAAGTATCGTCCAAATATGACTTTCTCGGCATGGCTGTACAAAATTGCCTACAACTACAGTCTGAATCAAATCAGGAGCAGAAAAAGGTGGTTTCGTTTTATCGATCGTTATAAATATGATCAGCCTGAAACCTCGACTCAGCAAATAGACAGTCAAACGACACTGAAGGATCTTCTAAATTTACTGACTACCGAAGAGAGACATATATTAGTTCTCCGGGCGATTCATCGATATCACTTTAACGAGATTAGTGAAATCATGAATATGAAGCCGGCAACCGTGCGCAAAAAGTATGAACGCCTTCGCAAAAAACTGCAGACGAAGGAAGTTAGTGAAGGAGGAACAGTGAATGCGTCGATCACCAAATCCATCTAA
- a CDS encoding helix-turn-helix domain-containing protein, whose protein sequence is MGISDLKGKETVIQDTPFGYTMSVIGGKWKMAILYLVSAKQPIRFNEMQRQLGAVTYKVLSAQLKELEADGLVKRVEYPQIPPKVEYSLTPRGQTLLPVLEQLCEWGAQNR, encoded by the coding sequence ATGGGCATTTCCGATTTGAAGGGCAAGGAAACGGTAATCCAAGACACACCGTTCGGTTATACGATGTCAGTGATCGGCGGGAAGTGGAAGATGGCAATTCTGTATCTGGTGTCCGCCAAGCAGCCGATTCGATTCAACGAAATGCAGAGACAGCTCGGAGCGGTGACGTACAAAGTTCTCAGCGCGCAGCTTAAGGAATTGGAGGCCGACGGGCTGGTTAAGCGCGTGGAGTATCCGCAGATTCCGCCCAAAGTGGAGTATTCGCTGACACCGAGAGGGCAGACGCTGCTGCCTGTGTTAGAGCAGCTTTGCGAGTGGGGAGCACAGAATCGGTGA